In a genomic window of Halobiforma lacisalsi AJ5:
- a CDS encoding TOBE domain-containing protein, protein MRVEKTYSPKLSVDGVTVDRRDIEMLEAIDEHGSMHAAADALGRSYARLQNRVVEIEDAVGTITERKRGGSGGGGTVLTDTGRELRRRFERHDAELDGVARATESVVTGTVGDRTGELATVDTSVGPVMALVPEGAERVQVGIRSDAVVLTDPSEAPDPDRTSLRNRFRGTVERIESGDAIVRVTLALALEGDDASDDPDPDPDPDPDSDPVELQALITRASTDRLALEPGREVVASFKATAARATRIDAGGDESERA, encoded by the coding sequence GTGAGAGTCGAGAAAACCTACAGTCCGAAGCTCTCGGTCGACGGCGTAACCGTCGACCGGCGGGACATCGAGATGCTCGAGGCGATCGACGAACACGGCTCGATGCACGCCGCGGCGGACGCCCTCGGGCGCTCCTACGCCCGCCTCCAGAACCGCGTCGTCGAGATCGAGGACGCCGTCGGGACGATCACCGAGCGCAAACGCGGCGGGAGCGGCGGCGGCGGAACGGTGTTGACCGACACCGGGCGGGAGCTCCGCCGGCGGTTCGAACGCCACGACGCGGAACTGGACGGCGTCGCGCGGGCCACGGAATCGGTCGTCACCGGCACCGTCGGGGACCGGACGGGTGAACTCGCCACGGTCGACACGTCAGTCGGCCCGGTGATGGCCCTCGTCCCCGAGGGGGCCGAACGGGTTCAGGTCGGGATCCGCTCCGATGCGGTCGTCCTCACCGACCCCTCGGAAGCGCCGGACCCCGATCGGACCAGTCTCCGGAACCGGTTTCGCGGAACCGTCGAGCGGATCGAGTCCGGGGACGCGATCGTCCGAGTGACGCTCGCGCTCGCACTCGAGGGGGACGACGCCAGCGACGATCCCGACCCCGACCCCGACCCCGACCCCGACTCTGACCCCGTGGAACTCCAGGCCCTGATCACCCGGGCCAGCACGGACAGGCTCGCGCTCGAGCCCGGCCGGGAGGTGGTCGCCTCGTTCAAGGCGACGGCCGCGCGGGCGACGCGGATCGATGCCGGGGGCGACGAATCCGAACGGGCGTAA
- a CDS encoding SHOCT domain-containing protein produces MATDLREFVADDLWLLIGIVTFAAISLLGMLGLDSVTGFVAVVGWFLLTPVFLFWGDEIAALLFDADRSGGRQRETRSRNTDHGTDEDDAIAELKRRYAEGEIDDAEFERRLERLVGVEEALETVFPDRRGEGDGERERRKGTRDRSGEGERERGPERERERDLEG; encoded by the coding sequence ATGGCCACCGATCTTCGGGAGTTCGTGGCCGACGACCTCTGGCTCCTGATCGGGATCGTCACGTTCGCGGCGATCTCGCTGCTGGGAATGCTCGGCCTCGATTCGGTTACGGGATTCGTCGCGGTCGTGGGCTGGTTCCTCCTGACACCGGTTTTCCTGTTCTGGGGCGACGAGATCGCCGCCCTGCTGTTCGACGCGGACCGCAGTGGGGGCCGACAACGGGAGACGCGATCCCGGAACACCGACCACGGGACGGACGAGGACGACGCGATCGCCGAACTCAAACGCCGATACGCCGAGGGCGAGATCGACGATGCGGAGTTCGAACGGCGCCTCGAGCGCCTCGTCGGAGTCGAGGAAGCGCTCGAGACGGTGTTCCCCGACCGTCGAGGAGAGGGGGACGGCGAGCGGGAGCGACGGAAGGGGACGCGCGACCGGAGCGGGGAGGGGGAGCGGGAGCGGGGCCCAGAACGGGAGCGTGAACGCGATCTGGAAGGCTAA
- a CDS encoding substrate-binding domain-containing protein, with protein sequence MTIQRRGFLAAIGGGATAALAGCTALSSDDDEEAGPEIEGETLTLTTTTSTYDTGLLDELNAPFQDRYGVTVDAVAQGTGAALETARNGDSDVVMVHARSLEDEFMENGYGVNRRDLMFNDFVLVGSPDDPAGIDGSDEATTAVSAIAESEAAFVSRGDNSGTHTKELAIWDAAGLGPEDFGEWYTEAGQGMGEVLVQADQQGAYTLADRGTYLSMRDELGLEILLEGPIEGGPALLMNPYGIVAVNPAVHDHVNYDLAMAYIGYVTSPEGQAIIESYTSNGEQLFFPEALSENPNFRQYVPEEWDWNESANE encoded by the coding sequence ATGACGATACAACGCCGCGGGTTCCTCGCCGCCATCGGGGGTGGGGCGACCGCCGCGCTCGCCGGGTGTACGGCACTCAGCAGTGACGACGACGAGGAAGCGGGTCCGGAAATCGAAGGCGAGACGCTGACGCTGACCACGACGACGAGCACCTACGACACCGGACTTCTCGACGAACTCAACGCGCCCTTCCAGGACCGGTACGGCGTCACCGTCGACGCCGTCGCACAGGGGACTGGAGCCGCCCTCGAGACCGCACGGAACGGCGATTCGGACGTCGTGATGGTTCACGCCCGTTCGCTCGAGGACGAGTTCATGGAGAACGGCTACGGGGTCAACCGGCGCGACCTCATGTTCAACGACTTCGTCCTCGTGGGGAGTCCGGACGACCCCGCCGGGATCGACGGCAGCGACGAGGCGACCACCGCAGTCAGCGCTATTGCGGAGTCGGAGGCGGCGTTCGTCTCCCGCGGCGACAACTCCGGGACGCACACGAAAGAACTCGCGATCTGGGACGCAGCGGGACTGGGCCCCGAGGACTTCGGCGAGTGGTACACGGAAGCCGGCCAGGGGATGGGCGAAGTCCTGGTCCAGGCCGACCAGCAGGGCGCGTACACGCTCGCCGACCGGGGGACCTACCTCTCGATGCGGGACGAACTCGGCCTCGAGATCCTCCTCGAGGGACCGATCGAGGGCGGGCCGGCACTCCTGATGAACCCCTACGGGATCGTCGCGGTCAACCCGGCGGTCCACGACCACGTCAACTACGACCTCGCGATGGCATACATCGGCTACGTGACGAGCCCCGAGGGCCAGGCGATCATCGAGAGCTACACGTCCAACGGCGAACAGCTGTTCTTCCCGGAAGCCCTGTCGGAGAACCCGAATTTCCGACAGTACGTTCCGGAAGAATGGGACTGGAACGAGTCGGCCAACGAGTAA
- a CDS encoding helix-turn-helix domain-containing protein, translating to MTQNAPPESDDDHGRGSGIRFTLEVWHPDCWTLEVTEATDASLIAHTVYNENGHVVKGHFTAYGETEASIDDLVAATRASALTDSVSVMERRHGGDRRGPVRGKPTTELFVEYDSRNTISDALLAGGFYQEAPVRIQGGREYWPLFFETDDRELLADRLDALRDEYDAEITVRRVHSDNRSAINVSHRTDSLSQRQREIFDLACEQGYYSWPREVTTRELADEADISKTTLLEHLRKAESKLLDPTD from the coding sequence ATGACCCAGAATGCGCCCCCAGAATCGGACGACGACCACGGCCGGGGTTCGGGGATCAGGTTTACCCTCGAGGTCTGGCATCCCGACTGCTGGACGCTCGAGGTAACCGAAGCGACCGATGCCAGCCTGATCGCACACACGGTGTACAACGAGAATGGACACGTGGTCAAAGGGCACTTCACCGCCTACGGGGAGACCGAGGCGTCGATCGACGACCTCGTGGCGGCCACGCGGGCCTCCGCCCTCACCGACTCCGTCTCGGTGATGGAGCGCCGGCACGGGGGTGACCGCCGCGGGCCAGTGCGAGGCAAGCCGACTACCGAACTGTTCGTCGAGTACGACTCGCGCAACACCATCAGCGACGCCCTCCTCGCGGGCGGGTTCTATCAGGAGGCGCCCGTCCGGATCCAGGGCGGACGGGAGTACTGGCCGCTGTTCTTCGAAACGGACGACCGAGAGTTGCTGGCCGACCGCCTCGACGCCCTCCGGGACGAGTACGACGCGGAGATCACCGTCCGTCGGGTTCACTCCGACAACAGGAGCGCGATCAACGTCTCCCATCGGACCGACTCGCTCTCGCAGCGCCAGCGCGAGATCTTCGATCTCGCCTGCGAACAGGGGTACTACTCGTGGCCGCGCGAGGTGACGACGCGTGAACTCGCCGACGAGGCGGACATCTCGAAGACGACACTGCTCGAGCACCTCCGCAAGGCGGAGTCGAAACTGCTCGATCCGACGGATTGA
- a CDS encoding ABC transporter permease, which produces MPLEPALLPIADAPFEWIYVRSIIEVSLYVSLVAVALSTLCSLPVALLVGVKEFPGKGVLTSLINTSMGFPSVVVGLLVLFAVSNQGPLGELNLVFTREAMIMSQFVLATPVITGVSLAAVDAVEENVRDAAFAMGGTRVDVALVTIKEARYGIATAVLAGFGRAISEVGSVLIVGGNIVGPEGHSKTRTLTTAIQLEARQGRFETALFLGAVLLALVLLVNAIVLRYGSGNGNGNGNDGGRYR; this is translated from the coding sequence ATGCCGCTCGAGCCCGCGCTCCTCCCGATCGCCGACGCCCCTTTCGAGTGGATCTACGTCCGCAGTATCATTGAGGTCTCGCTGTACGTGAGCCTCGTCGCGGTCGCGCTGAGCACGCTGTGTAGCCTCCCCGTCGCGTTGCTGGTCGGCGTCAAGGAGTTCCCGGGCAAGGGGGTACTCACTTCGTTGATCAACACCAGCATGGGGTTCCCGAGCGTCGTCGTCGGCCTCCTCGTGCTGTTTGCGGTCTCCAACCAGGGGCCACTCGGGGAACTGAACCTCGTGTTCACCCGCGAGGCGATGATCATGTCCCAGTTCGTGCTCGCGACGCCGGTCATCACCGGCGTCAGCCTCGCCGCGGTCGACGCCGTCGAGGAGAACGTCCGGGACGCTGCGTTCGCGATGGGCGGAACCAGGGTCGACGTGGCGCTCGTGACGATCAAGGAGGCGCGCTACGGTATCGCGACGGCCGTGCTCGCGGGGTTCGGCCGCGCGATCAGCGAGGTCGGCTCCGTCCTCATCGTGGGCGGCAACATCGTCGGTCCCGAGGGCCACTCGAAGACGCGGACGCTCACGACTGCGATCCAGCTCGAGGCGCGCCAGGGGCGGTTCGAGACGGCGCTGTTCCTGGGTGCGGTCCTGCTCGCCCTGGTGTTGCTCGTCAACGCTATCGTGCTCCGCTACGGGAGCGGGAACGGGAACGGAAACGGAAACGACGGAGGACGGTACCGATGA
- a CDS encoding EstA family serine hydrolase, which translates to MSRLSETDRERIAARFDRHLEVGLHHGAQLAVFVDGELAIDLAGGVTGPSDGDGDADGDPEPTTSSQRHVLFSCTKPYTAVTLHTLVDEGKLAYDDRVVDHWPAFADEGTEKAEITVRQVLSHTAGLPRSPLDARPDRWPDWEDCIEAIEDMEPTFPPGERAAYHSLTFGWLVGELVRRVSGEPIEEAAAKRVFEPLGMTETGIGLREDEPDDVATLVGFEAFDRYRDPGEGLGDHRLVAEPFNEESVHRSVVPAANGIGTARDMARFYACLANGGELEGTRILSAETVDALTTLEAETDEDGTLSRPSRFALGVWKGDTPADPFGSLTPPRVFGHAGLGSSVGWADPETNVAFAYVTNGVREGSFEHVTRVRELADAVRLALR; encoded by the coding sequence ATGTCTCGCCTCTCCGAGACCGATCGGGAACGGATCGCGGCGCGGTTCGATCGCCACCTCGAGGTCGGACTCCACCACGGGGCACAACTCGCGGTGTTCGTGGACGGGGAACTCGCGATCGACCTCGCCGGCGGGGTGACGGGGCCGTCCGACGGCGATGGCGACGCCGACGGGGATCCGGAGCCGACCACCTCGAGCCAGCGCCACGTCCTCTTTTCCTGTACGAAACCGTACACCGCCGTCACGCTGCACACGCTTGTCGACGAGGGGAAACTGGCCTACGACGACCGCGTGGTCGACCACTGGCCGGCGTTCGCCGACGAGGGGACGGAGAAAGCCGAGATCACCGTTCGACAGGTGCTCAGCCACACCGCCGGCCTCCCGCGGAGTCCCCTCGACGCCCGCCCGGACCGGTGGCCCGACTGGGAGGACTGTATCGAGGCGATCGAGGACATGGAGCCGACGTTCCCGCCGGGCGAGCGGGCGGCGTACCACTCGCTGACGTTCGGCTGGCTGGTCGGCGAACTCGTCCGCCGGGTCTCGGGCGAGCCTATCGAGGAGGCCGCTGCGAAGCGAGTGTTCGAGCCGCTCGGGATGACCGAGACGGGGATCGGGCTCCGCGAGGACGAACCCGACGACGTCGCAACGCTGGTCGGGTTCGAGGCCTTCGACCGCTATCGCGACCCCGGCGAGGGGCTGGGCGACCACCGACTGGTCGCGGAGCCGTTCAACGAGGAATCCGTGCACCGGTCGGTCGTCCCGGCCGCGAACGGGATCGGCACCGCACGCGACATGGCCCGGTTCTACGCCTGCCTCGCGAACGGCGGCGAACTCGAGGGGACCCGTATCCTCTCGGCGGAGACCGTCGACGCGCTGACGACCCTCGAGGCCGAGACGGACGAGGACGGGACCCTCTCGCGGCCGTCCCGGTTCGCGCTGGGGGTCTGGAAGGGCGATACGCCGGCCGACCCGTTCGGCTCGCTGACGCCCCCGCGGGTGTTCGGCCACGCGGGGCTGGGCTCGAGCGTCGGCTGGGCCGACCCCGAGACGAACGTCGCCTTCGCCTACGTGACCAACGGCGTCCGCGAGGGGTCGTTCGAACACGTCACCCGCGTGCGGGAACTGGCGGACGCTGTCCGGCTCGCGCTGCGGTGA
- a CDS encoding amino acid ABC transporter ATP-binding protein yields the protein MIDGHAGTTLEWTPDQGSTTPVLEAVDVHHGYGDETVFEDVSLSVGRGEVLAIIGPSGVGKSTLLRLLALFDAPDGGTVAYDGDDVWAASKRRRLAYRRRIGMVFQEPSLFDASVRRNAAYGLRVRRSWRDRIRGAVGRLVGIGTASRSAKAMDALETVGLREEADRNVGSLSGGEAQRVAFARALAYDPDVLLLDEPTSDLDPRNTAVIEDAVLEARDRGIGVAVATHDMHQAERVADRVAVLLGNGVIEVGDADRVFDDPEDERTRKFIDGELIY from the coding sequence ATGATCGACGGACACGCCGGGACGACCCTCGAGTGGACGCCGGACCAGGGATCGACGACGCCGGTGCTCGAGGCCGTCGACGTCCACCACGGCTACGGCGACGAGACGGTCTTCGAGGACGTCTCACTGTCGGTCGGCCGGGGCGAGGTACTCGCGATCATCGGTCCCTCGGGCGTCGGGAAGTCGACGCTCCTGCGGCTGCTGGCGCTGTTCGACGCCCCCGATGGCGGCACGGTCGCCTACGACGGCGACGACGTCTGGGCCGCGTCCAAGCGACGACGACTCGCCTACCGCCGGCGGATCGGGATGGTGTTCCAGGAGCCGAGCCTCTTCGACGCGAGCGTTCGTCGCAACGCGGCGTACGGGCTGCGAGTCCGGCGCTCCTGGCGCGATCGGATCCGCGGCGCTGTCGGGCGACTCGTCGGGATCGGGACCGCGAGTCGATCGGCGAAAGCGATGGACGCCCTCGAGACGGTCGGGCTCCGGGAAGAGGCCGATCGGAACGTCGGCTCGCTGTCTGGCGGCGAGGCCCAGCGGGTCGCGTTCGCCCGGGCGCTCGCGTACGACCCCGACGTCCTCCTGCTCGACGAACCCACGTCCGACCTCGATCCCCGGAACACGGCCGTCATCGAGGACGCCGTCCTCGAGGCTCGCGACCGGGGCATCGGCGTGGCGGTCGCGACCCACGACATGCACCAGGCCGAACGTGTCGCCGACCGGGTAGCCGTTTTGCTCGGTAACGGCGTCATCGAGGTCGGCGACGCCGACCGCGTGTTCGACGATCCCGAGGACGAACGGACCCGGAAGTTTATCGATGGAGAACTGATATACTGA